In a single window of the Oecophyllibacter saccharovorans genome:
- a CDS encoding molybdenum cofactor biosynthesis protein MoaE, protein MSVRQAQSGLFRVAHAPVSLEALRAPLHVAEAGGFCSFEGWVRNRNEGLPVEGLDYEVYEALALKEGEKILQEAREKFAIAQAVAMHRAGSLKVGDMAVWIGVSAPHRDAAFQACRYIIDEIKTRLPVWKREHYVGGEPQWVACHHQGAAHTHHS, encoded by the coding sequence ATGAGTGTCAGGCAAGCACAGTCCGGGTTGTTCCGCGTTGCCCATGCGCCTGTATCGCTGGAAGCATTGCGTGCGCCCCTGCATGTCGCTGAAGCAGGAGGCTTCTGTTCCTTTGAAGGCTGGGTCCGCAACAGGAATGAAGGCCTGCCGGTGGAAGGGCTGGATTACGAGGTCTATGAGGCCCTGGCCCTGAAGGAAGGCGAGAAGATCCTGCAGGAAGCGCGGGAGAAATTCGCTATTGCGCAGGCTGTGGCTATGCACCGGGCCGGCAGCCTGAAAGTGGGAGACATGGCCGTGTGGATCGGTGTTTCCGCCCCCCACCGCGATGCGGCCTTCCAGGCCTGCCGCTACATCATCGACGAGATCAAGACCCGCCTGCCGGTCTGGAAGCGCGAGCATTATGTCGGTGGTGAGCCGCAATGGGTCGCCTGTCACCATCAGGGAGCGGCGCATACGCATCACTCCTGA
- the moaC gene encoding cyclic pyranopterin monophosphate synthase MoaC, whose amino-acid sequence MQKDQGPLTHVDEKGAEPRMVDVGTKDVSRREAEAQARVWLPPEVAEPLREAGFMTKKGAVLTVAQIAGVMGMKMTSQLIPLCHPLAVTGCRLELTLAGDEVVISCRVSCEGKTGVEMEALTGATVAALTVYDMCKALSHDIVIREVRLMGKSGGKRDFSREKAAGGKSA is encoded by the coding sequence ATGCAGAAAGATCAGGGCCCCCTGACGCATGTGGATGAGAAGGGGGCTGAGCCGCGTATGGTGGATGTCGGCACCAAAGACGTGTCCAGGCGCGAGGCCGAGGCGCAGGCACGCGTCTGGCTGCCGCCGGAAGTGGCCGAGCCATTGCGTGAGGCGGGCTTCATGACCAAGAAGGGCGCGGTGCTGACGGTGGCCCAGATCGCCGGGGTCATGGGAATGAAGATGACCTCCCAGCTCATCCCGCTCTGCCATCCGCTGGCGGTGACGGGATGCAGGCTGGAGCTGACCCTGGCAGGCGATGAAGTGGTCATATCCTGTCGCGTTTCCTGCGAAGGCAAGACAGGCGTGGAGATGGAGGCGTTGACGGGTGCCACGGTGGCGGCTCTGACGGTTTACGATATGTGCAAGGCCCTCAGCCATGATATCGTGATCCGCGAAGTGCGCCTGATGGGCAAGTCAGGCGGCAAGCGGGATTTCTCCAGGGAAAAGGCTGCAGGCGGAAAAAGCGCATGA
- a CDS encoding TonB-dependent receptor — translation MAAPVTAPVAAGKGVAPRSGVAAAAKASAGTMPAGKPTEHQPLKHQPVEHLPVEHLVVRAQTIPAPGAAADYMAKDVDLGPLGTKPILDTPFSVDEVRRDVLLNQQIRNINDTAKYNPSVQLEERGDPNISRPQSRGFEGDVISNSRMDGLNILTTTPYAAEQFDHLTVLNGLSGALYGPQNPAGMFNYVLKRPTDTPTLMLNVGVDSNGAPVESLDAGGRIGWFGGRLNLLNQTGESYVGGSHIRRNMVSGDVDIHLDEKTTLYLDGSQYSTAFRGLPGEFVYSAGIDLPQAPDLSRRGYGQRQGGYNTSTSTGLARLEHAFNEAWKLRLGGLYQNAARDVFTINNTLTDNRGDYTQSIAAPATAKVFKDWSNFAYLDGRVRTGFVVHHLNLGSTGYSLGNYNPRVGQTFTIDQANIRAPKVVDGPQPHSHGTYQSAFTRVQTLMVGDTLDIGRQVSVMGELSWAWLKTKNWNKAGISNPKGNFSDNGYFAPVVTLNYKPVQNATFYFNWGKSIQPGLLSPTNKYNQGGVQPPLQSEQYEVGAKWQPCDSLLLTADGFRMTRPYSFTDPVTHVFGEGGMQRNYGVEFMASGHLTPDLAIMGGVTWLDAQVGKTASPATSHKQVVGVPPVMANILLDYTLPLAKTVFRGTALTANVHYTGRRAADVTNRTFAGSYVTLDLGIRYATRIYGQSAAFRFGVNNVTNERYWASVFPNSINGAEGNDTAMAGLPRTYQFTMTLGLNFL, via the coding sequence ATGGCCGCACCTGTTACGGCCCCTGTTGCAGCGGGGAAGGGCGTTGCCCCCCGGTCCGGCGTTGCCGCGGCCGCCAAGGCGTCAGCCGGCACCATGCCAGCCGGAAAACCCACTGAACACCAGCCCCTTAAACACCAACCTGTTGAACATCTGCCCGTTGAGCATCTGGTAGTGCGCGCCCAGACCATCCCGGCCCCTGGGGCGGCGGCTGACTACATGGCCAAGGATGTCGATCTCGGCCCGCTGGGGACAAAGCCGATACTCGACACCCCCTTTTCAGTCGATGAGGTCCGTCGGGATGTATTGCTGAACCAGCAGATCCGCAACATCAACGATACTGCGAAATACAATCCTTCCGTCCAGCTGGAGGAACGCGGCGACCCCAATATCAGCCGCCCGCAGTCACGTGGCTTTGAGGGGGATGTCATCAGCAATTCCCGCATGGACGGGCTCAACATCCTCACCACCACGCCTTATGCGGCCGAGCAGTTCGATCACCTGACGGTGCTCAACGGGCTTTCAGGTGCCTTGTACGGCCCCCAGAACCCGGCCGGCATGTTCAATTACGTGCTCAAGCGCCCGACCGATACCCCCACCCTGATGCTGAATGTCGGGGTCGATTCAAACGGGGCGCCGGTTGAAAGCCTTGACGCAGGCGGGCGCATCGGCTGGTTCGGCGGCAGGCTCAACCTGTTGAACCAGACCGGAGAAAGCTATGTCGGTGGCTCGCATATCCGCCGCAACATGGTCAGTGGCGATGTCGACATCCATCTGGATGAAAAGACCACGCTCTATCTGGACGGCAGCCAGTACAGCACCGCTTTCAGGGGCCTGCCCGGAGAGTTCGTCTACAGCGCCGGGATCGATCTGCCGCAGGCGCCTGACCTTTCGCGGCGCGGCTACGGGCAGCGCCAGGGCGGCTACAACACCTCGACCAGCACTGGCCTTGCGCGGCTGGAGCACGCGTTCAACGAGGCCTGGAAGCTGCGCCTGGGCGGGCTGTACCAGAATGCGGCGCGTGACGTGTTCACCATCAACAATACCCTGACTGACAATCGCGGGGATTACACCCAGAGCATCGCCGCGCCGGCTACCGCCAAGGTCTTCAAGGACTGGAGCAACTTCGCCTATTTGGACGGCAGGGTGCGGACCGGCTTTGTGGTGCATCATCTCAACCTGGGCTCAACCGGCTATTCCCTGGGCAATTACAATCCGCGCGTGGGCCAGACCTTCACGATCGACCAGGCCAATATCAGGGCGCCGAAAGTGGTTGATGGCCCCCAGCCGCACAGCCACGGCACGTACCAGTCCGCTTTTACGCGCGTGCAGACGCTGATGGTGGGCGACACGCTGGATATCGGTCGCCAGGTCTCGGTCATGGGGGAGCTTTCCTGGGCCTGGCTGAAGACCAAGAACTGGAACAAGGCCGGCATTTCCAACCCGAAGGGCAATTTCTCCGACAACGGCTATTTCGCGCCGGTGGTGACGTTGAATTACAAGCCCGTGCAGAACGCGACCTTCTATTTCAACTGGGGGAAATCCATCCAGCCCGGCCTGCTGTCGCCGACCAATAAATACAATCAGGGCGGCGTTCAGCCCCCCCTGCAGTCGGAGCAGTATGAGGTCGGTGCCAAGTGGCAGCCCTGTGACTCGCTGTTGCTGACGGCGGACGGCTTCCGCATGACGCGTCCCTATTCCTTTACCGACCCTGTCACGCATGTGTTTGGGGAAGGGGGGATGCAGCGCAATTACGGCGTCGAGTTCATGGCCAGCGGTCATCTCACACCTGATCTGGCCATCATGGGCGGCGTGACATGGCTGGATGCGCAGGTGGGGAAAACCGCAAGCCCGGCAACCTCGCACAAGCAGGTGGTCGGTGTGCCGCCGGTCATGGCCAATATCCTGCTGGATTATACCCTGCCGCTGGCAAAAACGGTTTTCCGCGGCACAGCCCTCACGGCCAATGTGCACTATACGGGGCGGCGGGCAGCGGACGTGACCAATCGCACCTTTGCGGGTTCTTATGTCACGCTAGATCTGGGCATCCGCTACGCAACGCGGATCTACGGCCAGAGTGCGGCCTTCCGCTTCGGGGTCAACAACGTGACCAATGAGCGCTACTGGGCCTCAGTCTTTCCCAACAGCATCAACGGGGCGGAGGGCAATGATACGGCCATGGCCGGTCTCCCCAGGACTTATCAGTTCACGATGACGCTGGGGCTGAACTTCCTGTAA
- the moaA gene encoding GTP 3',8-cyclase MoaA: protein MAGKSVTDFTATRSATESGATVAPVRDRRGRPLRDLRISVMDRCNFRCPYCMPESTFPEDFRFLPPAERLSFDEIVRLARAAIPLGVTKLRLTGGEPLLRPQLPELVARLAALPGIEDVALTTNGVLLDRQAQALREAGLHRVTVSIDALDPKVFARMSGNRGSVAAVLAGIEAARQAGFPGGVKLNAVVQRGVNDSEIVSLARHFRFQDVVLRFVEYMDVGTRNGWERSDVMTAREIRELLSEIAPLVSLPPTYPGEVARRYRFADGSGEIGLIASVTAPFCGGCTRARLSSDGKFYTCLFASQGADLRYFLRHENPSDSQLTAHLRSIWERRDDRYSEERGQLSGETRQWERPEGGKRGGSRQPRVEMNYIGG, encoded by the coding sequence ATGGCTGGTAAATCCGTGACAGATTTTACTGCAACCAGGTCTGCCACGGAAAGCGGCGCAACCGTGGCGCCGGTCCGTGACCGCCGCGGGCGACCCTTGCGGGACCTGCGGATTTCCGTCATGGACCGCTGCAATTTCCGTTGCCCTTACTGCATGCCGGAATCAACCTTTCCGGAAGATTTCCGTTTTCTGCCGCCTGCTGAACGCCTCAGCTTTGACGAGATCGTGCGCCTGGCGCGGGCCGCCATTCCCCTTGGCGTGACCAAGCTGCGCCTGACAGGTGGCGAACCCCTGCTGCGCCCGCAGCTGCCGGAACTCGTGGCACGGCTGGCCGCCCTGCCTGGCATCGAGGATGTTGCCCTGACCACCAACGGCGTGCTTCTGGATCGCCAGGCGCAGGCCTTGCGCGAAGCGGGTCTGCACCGCGTCACGGTCAGTATCGACGCGCTGGATCCGAAGGTCTTTGCTCGGATGAGCGGCAACCGCGGTTCGGTGGCGGCCGTGCTGGCCGGCATTGAAGCGGCGCGCCAGGCTGGCTTTCCGGGCGGGGTGAAGCTGAATGCGGTGGTGCAGCGCGGTGTCAATGACTCCGAGATTGTGTCGCTGGCCCGGCATTTCCGTTTTCAGGATGTGGTGCTGCGCTTTGTCGAATACATGGATGTCGGCACGCGGAACGGCTGGGAGCGGTCTGATGTCATGACAGCGCGGGAAATCCGTGAGCTCCTGAGCGAAATCGCGCCGCTGGTAAGCCTGCCGCCCACTTATCCGGGGGAAGTGGCACGGCGCTACCGTTTTGCCGATGGGAGCGGGGAAATCGGGCTGATCGCTTCGGTGACCGCGCCTTTCTGCGGTGGCTGCACGCGTGCGCGCCTTTCATCAGACGGCAAGTTCTATACCTGCCTGTTCGCAAGCCAGGGGGCGGACCTGCGGTATTTCCTGCGTCATGAAAATCCCTCAGACAGTCAGCTGACCGCCCATCTGCGGTCTATCTGGGAGCGACGCGATGACCGCTACAGTGAGGAACGCGGACAGCTTTCGGGGGAAACCCGGCAATGGGAGCGCCCGGAAGGCGGCAAGCGCGGGGGAAGCCGGCAGCCGCGGGTGGAAATGAACTATATCGGTGGCTGA
- a CDS encoding tetratricopeptide repeat protein, with the protein MILQLPSLRTAFPTGLLKRLRPKKKPARPTSRQADWPAELQEIYARALKGHTLQQVLWGKALLDSIWMPPDPQQAREWFLIAAQAGEGAAHNMLGRCAHFGWGDKRDLAQARQHYENAARLGDLWGYYNLGICVLRGLGGAEDRNQAFRLFRHAALRGHAKSMNLLARFMEEGWETPRNPQAALEWYRRAATGGDYRGQHNYATALLAMNCGGEALFWWRQAVEEATPDILLAMQRSFSKPGAPQDPGLQCRVAQRLSNLAVAPAPSS; encoded by the coding sequence ATGATTTTACAGCTTCCTTCACTCAGAACCGCTTTTCCCACCGGCCTGCTCAAGCGGTTGCGCCCCAAAAAGAAACCGGCCCGTCCGACCAGCAGGCAGGCTGACTGGCCTGCAGAACTACAGGAAATTTACGCGCGCGCCCTCAAAGGCCATACGCTGCAGCAGGTACTCTGGGGCAAAGCGCTTCTCGACAGCATCTGGATGCCACCTGATCCGCAACAGGCCCGTGAATGGTTCCTGATCGCAGCGCAGGCCGGTGAGGGCGCTGCCCACAACATGCTCGGCCGTTGCGCGCATTTCGGCTGGGGAGACAAGCGTGATCTGGCTCAGGCGCGCCAGCATTATGAAAACGCTGCCCGGCTTGGCGACCTGTGGGGATACTACAATCTGGGTATCTGTGTCCTGCGCGGCCTGGGCGGCGCTGAAGACCGCAACCAGGCTTTCAGGCTTTTTCGCCACGCAGCCCTGCGCGGTCATGCCAAATCCATGAACCTGCTTGCCCGCTTCATGGAAGAGGGCTGGGAGACACCGCGCAACCCGCAGGCAGCGCTGGAATGGTACCGGCGTGCTGCAACGGGCGGGGATTACAGGGGGCAGCATAATTACGCCACCGCCTTGCTGGCGATGAACTGCGGGGGGGAAGCGCTTTTCTGGTGGCGCCAGGCGGTGGAGGAAGCAACGCCGGACATTCTGCTGGCCATGCAACGCAGCTTTTCCAAGCCAGGCGCGCCGCAGGACCCCGGCCTGCAGTGCCGCGTAGCGCAACGGCTTTCCAACCTGGCCGTTGCGCCCGCTCCCTCTTCCTGA
- a CDS encoding alpha-keto acid decarboxylase family protein, which produces MSLIPIGQYLINRLYEAGLRRLYGVPGDFNLEFLEMLAADGRIAFIGTCNELNGGYAADGDGRLSGFSALLTTYGVGDLSALQAIAGAYAERVPVLSLAGAPPLHAIETRALVHHTLLNGDYDNMMQAHVPFTTAQARLLPDTAGAEIDRVITAVCQRRLPGYLQLPSDVASVMIPAPTAPLNLAPPPSDPGTLAMTADLLADKISEARAPILLVDCVVSRFQLEQEVAHFIEKTGIPFAVMLAGKGTLPESSPAYRGVYVGAGSAPALYDYVAQADCVIGLGVRFSDLATAYFTQKIQSDAWINLDADCVQTGFGQQARVLNGAGLKAVLAATLERLEGHKPFALPETGPSRPADVPAASEPSGEAGKWNGSVFWNRIQAFLRSGDVIAAEAGLSSTALNAMTFPDRTRYVIQPAWSAIGYTCPAIMGMTFARTKAVAAEGGRTAPTEDEGRSLLFIGDGALQMTAQEISTMLRHDQSLVMFVINNRGYTVERCILGVHAAYNDIANWDYTGLPGVFGPKARHRSFSVSNQVELEEALKAAENPEGLVLIEVHLGPMDVPAKMLKFGQTCNHYDYARAL; this is translated from the coding sequence ATGTCCCTGATCCCGATCGGCCAGTATCTTATCAACCGTCTCTATGAAGCAGGATTGCGCCGCCTCTACGGCGTGCCGGGGGATTTCAATCTCGAATTCCTGGAGATGCTGGCTGCAGACGGACGAATCGCCTTTATCGGCACCTGCAATGAGCTGAACGGCGGTTACGCCGCTGATGGCGACGGACGCCTGTCGGGTTTCAGCGCCTTGCTGACCACTTACGGGGTAGGGGATCTCTCGGCCCTGCAGGCCATCGCTGGAGCGTATGCCGAGCGGGTGCCCGTCCTGTCGCTGGCAGGTGCGCCGCCGCTTCATGCGATCGAGACGCGGGCGCTGGTGCACCATACGCTCCTCAATGGCGATTACGACAACATGATGCAGGCTCATGTGCCGTTCACCACTGCACAGGCCCGTCTCCTGCCGGATACGGCAGGCGCTGAGATCGACCGGGTGATCACGGCTGTCTGCCAGCGCAGGCTGCCCGGCTATCTCCAGCTGCCTTCAGATGTGGCTTCCGTCATGATCCCTGCGCCTACAGCGCCGCTTAATCTGGCCCCGCCCCCTTCTGATCCCGGCACCCTTGCCATGACGGCCGATCTGCTGGCTGACAAGATCAGCGAAGCGCGCGCGCCGATCCTGCTGGTGGACTGCGTGGTCTCCCGCTTCCAGCTTGAGCAGGAAGTGGCGCATTTCATAGAGAAAACCGGCATTCCCTTTGCGGTCATGCTGGCAGGCAAAGGGACTCTGCCGGAATCATCGCCTGCTTACCGGGGGGTTTATGTCGGGGCCGGTTCAGCGCCGGCGCTTTATGACTATGTGGCGCAGGCTGATTGCGTCATCGGGCTTGGGGTGCGGTTCTCAGACCTGGCCACAGCCTATTTCACCCAGAAGATCCAGTCTGATGCCTGGATCAACCTGGACGCCGATTGCGTGCAGACCGGCTTTGGCCAGCAGGCGCGTGTTCTGAACGGAGCCGGGCTGAAAGCGGTGTTGGCGGCGACATTGGAGCGCCTGGAGGGTCACAAGCCTTTCGCTCTGCCGGAAACCGGTCCTTCCCGACCTGCTGACGTCCCTGCTGCTTCTGAGCCGTCCGGTGAGGCGGGGAAATGGAATGGGTCGGTCTTCTGGAACCGTATCCAGGCCTTTCTGCGCAGCGGAGACGTGATCGCAGCTGAGGCCGGTCTGTCATCCACCGCGCTCAATGCCATGACTTTTCCGGACAGGACCCGTTACGTCATCCAGCCTGCCTGGAGCGCCATCGGCTATACCTGCCCGGCCATCATGGGCATGACCTTCGCACGGACCAAAGCGGTGGCAGCGGAAGGGGGGCGCACGGCACCAACGGAAGATGAAGGCCGTTCCCTGCTGTTCATCGGGGACGGGGCGCTGCAGATGACGGCGCAGGAGATCTCCACCATGCTCCGCCACGACCAGTCTCTGGTGATGTTCGTGATCAACAATCGCGGCTACACGGTCGAGCGCTGCATTCTGGGCGTTCACGCCGCCTATAATGATATCGCCAACTGGGACTATACCGGCCTGCCAGGCGTATTCGGTCCCAAAGCACGGCATCGGTCTTTCTCGGTCAGCAACCAGGTCGAGCTTGAAGAAGCCCTGAAAGCGGCGGAAAACCCGGAAGGGCTGGTGCTGATTGAAGTGCATCTGGGCCCGATGGATGTGCCTGCGAAAATGCTGAAATTCGGCCAGACCTGCAATCATTACGATTATGCCCGCGCTCTTTGA
- the mobA gene encoding molybdenum cofactor guanylyltransferase: MREELYGLVLSGGASTRMGRDKAQLDYGGLPQLTRAMNLIKPHVARAFVSVRPGQPQDPVRAAYPQIVDEAGAVRGPAAGLLAAHHAYPQATWLVLACDLPLLDEATLAALLKAGAETETGPEDWEAVAFTSAHDGLPEPLCTLWRPGALKALEKFVAAGKPCPRKALLNSRTCLLDLPEPTALANINTPTERETALHRLQTGS; the protein is encoded by the coding sequence ATGAGAGAAGAGCTTTATGGCCTGGTTCTCAGCGGGGGAGCAAGCACGCGCATGGGGCGCGACAAGGCGCAGCTGGACTACGGCGGCCTGCCCCAGCTGACCCGCGCCATGAACCTGATCAAGCCGCATGTGGCGCGCGCCTTCGTTTCCGTGCGGCCCGGCCAGCCGCAGGACCCGGTCCGGGCCGCTTATCCGCAGATCGTTGATGAAGCTGGCGCCGTTCGCGGGCCGGCAGCCGGCCTTCTGGCAGCCCATCACGCTTATCCCCAGGCGACCTGGCTGGTGCTGGCCTGCGATCTGCCCCTGCTGGATGAAGCCACTCTGGCCGCCCTTCTGAAAGCCGGAGCTGAAACTGAAACGGGACCGGAGGACTGGGAGGCGGTGGCTTTCACAAGTGCGCATGACGGCCTGCCCGAGCCGCTCTGCACCCTGTGGCGACCAGGCGCGCTGAAAGCGCTGGAGAAATTTGTTGCAGCCGGCAAGCCCTGTCCCCGCAAGGCCCTGCTCAACAGTCGCACATGCCTGCTTGACCTGCCTGAGCCGACGGCTTTGGCCAATATCAATACCCCGACCGAGCGCGAAACGGCGCTGCACCGCCTGCAAACTGGTTCCTGA
- a CDS encoding MoaD/ThiS family protein: protein MTTLRIDYFAQLRELAGTASEACETAHATPGPLYEELRARHGFPFKPSQLRVAVNDAFVPWEHPLADGDVVVFIPPVTGG from the coding sequence ATGACGACCCTCCGTATCGATTATTTCGCGCAGTTGCGCGAACTTGCGGGCACGGCAAGTGAAGCCTGCGAGACCGCGCATGCAACGCCCGGTCCCCTTTATGAAGAGCTGCGCGCGCGTCACGGTTTTCCCTTCAAGCCCTCGCAGCTGCGCGTTGCCGTCAACGACGCTTTCGTTCCCTGGGAGCACCCGCTGGCCGACGGCGACGTGGTGGTGTTCATTCCGCCCGTGACAGGAGGCTGA
- a CDS encoding YMGG-like glycine zipper-containing protein, whose product MRAVPPDEGRSMLTGLTSWTGWLWVTMTLKTRSDPGIFVPESPPCHDRAILVVFHSRECSGFQSLSGNDWENLSMTDLQNDVKNGLARLEAFQQVTPVQIRPGSALQRLCRSAALVSALALPLTFTLGACTDYQAHTHTGRTVSGGLLGAGAGAAIGALAGGGRGAAIGALSGAAVGATTGYLTTPNRNDPRR is encoded by the coding sequence ATGCGTGCAGTTCCGCCTGATGAAGGGCGTTCCATGCTGACAGGCCTGACGTCCTGGACAGGATGGCTCTGGGTCACCATGACATTAAAAACCCGTTCAGACCCAGGGATTTTCGTCCCTGAAAGCCCCCCGTGCCACGATAGGGCCATTCTTGTGGTTTTTCACTCCCGTGAGTGTTCAGGCTTTCAGAGCCTTTCTGGAAATGATTGGGAGAATCTTTCGATGACGGACCTGCAGAACGATGTGAAGAACGGCCTGGCCCGCCTGGAAGCTTTTCAGCAAGTCACCCCTGTGCAGATCAGGCCGGGCTCAGCCCTGCAGCGCCTTTGCCGGTCAGCAGCCCTGGTCAGTGCGCTGGCCCTGCCGCTCACCTTCACGCTTGGGGCCTGCACGGATTACCAGGCCCATACCCATACGGGCCGTACCGTGAGCGGCGGTCTGCTCGGTGCCGGGGCGGGCGCTGCGATCGGCGCGCTGGCGGGCGGTGGCAGGGGGGCTGCGATCGGTGCGCTCAGCGGTGCGGCGGTCGGAGCGACGACAGGCTATCTCACAACCCCCAACCGCAACGATCCCCGTCGCTGA
- a CDS encoding SDR family oxidoreductase, which translates to MSDREKETPSDPSRRRVLAGSAKMGAATLGAAALLHGRMAEAEPQNAGSPAPPLSNPMTMYPAPPFPAQPQPWPGLQGKMHPVPDCGETTYRGSGRMAGRHALITGGDSGIGRAVAIAFAREGADVAINYLPQEEEDARQVSALIRAAGRKAVALPGDLRDEGFCRKLVDGAARELGALDCLVNAAGRQHYCENILDLTTEEFDWTVRTNLYALFWLIKAAVPHMPPGSSIVTTSSRNAYDPNEILVDYAMTKAGISNMTRSLGKQLLPKGIRVNGVAPGPFWTPLQVCGAQPQSVVERFGADVTYHRPGQPAEIAPVYVTLASTDSSYVTGQIWGITGGNGQPG; encoded by the coding sequence ATGAGTGACCGCGAGAAAGAGACCCCCTCAGACCCGTCACGTCGGCGCGTTCTGGCAGGCTCGGCGAAAATGGGGGCTGCCACTCTGGGGGCGGCTGCCCTGCTGCATGGCAGGATGGCGGAAGCTGAACCGCAGAATGCCGGCAGCCCCGCCCCGCCGCTCAGCAATCCCATGACCATGTATCCTGCCCCGCCTTTTCCCGCGCAGCCGCAGCCCTGGCCCGGATTGCAGGGCAAAATGCACCCGGTGCCCGATTGCGGGGAGACGACCTATCGCGGCAGCGGGCGCATGGCGGGCCGTCATGCCCTGATCACGGGCGGCGATTCCGGCATCGGTCGCGCTGTGGCCATCGCCTTTGCACGTGAGGGGGCGGATGTCGCGATCAATTACCTGCCGCAGGAGGAAGAGGATGCCCGCCAGGTCAGCGCCCTGATCCGTGCAGCGGGACGCAAGGCCGTGGCGCTGCCTGGAGACCTGCGCGACGAGGGTTTCTGCCGCAAGCTGGTGGACGGGGCGGCCCGTGAGCTGGGCGCGCTGGACTGCCTGGTCAATGCCGCAGGCCGCCAGCATTACTGTGAGAACATTCTCGATCTGACGACTGAAGAATTCGACTGGACGGTCAGGACCAATCTCTATGCCCTGTTCTGGCTGATCAAGGCGGCTGTTCCCCATATGCCGCCAGGCAGCTCGATCGTTACCACCTCTTCGCGCAACGCTTATGACCCGAATGAGATCCTGGTTGATTACGCGATGACCAAGGCCGGCATTTCCAACATGACGCGCAGCCTTGGCAAGCAGCTTCTGCCCAAGGGCATCCGCGTCAATGGCGTGGCGCCCGGACCTTTCTGGACCCCACTTCAGGTCTGCGGCGCGCAGCCGCAGAGCGTGGTGGAAAGATTCGGCGCTGACGTGACCTATCACCGTCCCGGCCAGCCTGCTGAAATCGCGCCTGTTTACGTGACTCTGGCCTCAACGGACAGCAGCTATGTGACAGGGCAGATCTGGGGAATAACGGGCGGCAACGGCCAACCGGGCTGA